ggAGAGGTCAATCCCTTTACTTTGTAGCTGTTGAGTGGGTACTTTAATCATAGCAGATTTGCCAATGTCAATGctaacataacatacatataatatcaGGAGTTGCTAAGCTGTTATACACCCACATGATAGCAAAATCTTGGCATTGCACTATGGGCCAAAAGCCCAAATTTGCGGCATAAACTCTAAAAATGGACCTAAgattctgaaaatttgcacaaatatctGGGAGAGAAAGATAGAATTTCGGAAAAAATTTTGTGTCAATTTGACCACGCCTTCCTCCCGCCCCCATATaaccgtccgtatgaaacactggatctcagagtttgtttcaaatttttgccacgcccacttccgccccccgcaaatcaaaaaaatcgaataacaagcctaattttaaagctagagttacgaattttggtatacaataattagtagttatgattccttaataatagtagttatgattcctgaaaatttggttgcgatcagataaaaattgtcgaagttattaaaaaaacactttGAGCAGCGCTGCATGAGAGAACTCATAAACACCTGCAACAtgtattgttatttcaaaaacGGGCAAAAACGGACAAAAACCATTACTAAAAATGGATTCTATAgagatttgttaaaaatattacatttttacctTTAAGGCACTTTGAGGCACTTAAAAGAAAAGCTTCACAGAACACATGTACTTTTGTTAGAACAAGCTAGAACAACACATTTGCAACACATTAgtcaaaacaacacaaacatttagaaatatagaaaaacgtttagtaactattaatttacataccttgacctttattttccatttacacacttttaacttttaatgtttggttcaattgatttatgagCTGCAAGTCGTCAAAATTTTCGCGGGTTTTTTGTCTAAAACAAAACGACACTGAACAAAAAATTAGGGGTATTCCCAAAAAATtttatcaacatttttttatatcatataAGTATTCaagataccaaaaaaataattaaacaacactatttcaaaaaaaaaaaaaaatcatttatgcCGCATATTTGGGCTTTTGGCCCATAGTGCATTGGTTAACTTTGAGGCTGGTAATGAATTCACGTATCTCTCTCAACTGAGAACCAACTGCGCCTAAGATCCTACAAcgcacacacctacacacacacctacaaaCTCGTAGTTGTACACAAACATGTTCATCTGCACGCGCTGCCTAATGCCAAGTTGATTAAGCCAGAAACAGACCCAAAAAATACGAAGAAAAATAAGGAACGGCCATTTTTTTGGCAcgttaaatattaaatacccTTCCAATATTATAGAATATTTGCTTATTAGCATTAGTCGTTTTAACGTTATACAAAATAAGTTgtgaacaaatatttttaatatacaaaaatatatggatcacagcttatttcaatcaccaccaaccgacaactttgaATCTGTATACTGGCCAATTTAAAAGAggtattgaatttatttaaacgcaggatttcagtttaatgttttcacataaaatatactatatatgatatatttactatattaaattattgaaaaactaaaaagtaaCGAAAAAAAGTagcacagcttatttcaaccagctGGAAATAACTAAGTATAACAGAGTAGTCAGTCTCATGGATTAAGAATATGTAACAGCAATGGCGGCCAGCCGATAGACACTTAGCTATCGGTTAGCTTTAGTAAGTCGATAGGCAAGAAAGAATTGTGCCAATTATCGCTTTATTGAAACCGAAAACTTCCAAACTTCACTATGTAATTAAAGCACTCCGGTTTTAGGGTATTAAATGGATgggaaaaataccaaaacctTCGCTAAACTTTTTGGGTGCTGTCGAGTGTCCggcttaaatatttcatatggGCTCATGtcgcacttgttgttgttgttgatgttgatgttgccgctgttgAGACTGAAGTCtgttgtattaatttattattcattcaaTGTGTATTGCCATCCATATGTAACTGTAAACGTGTAACGGTTTATTATTCcctttttttcatttccattttcattttcgcttTTAACATACTTGCTGCAGGTCAAGGACGTCACGCGGAACATTAAAAAAGCAGTCTGCGCCTCGAGCCTAGAGGAAATTCGCGCCAAGGTGGCTGAGAAATTTGAGAAATGTGAACACCAGCCGACTATTCATTTGGACTCGGATGGAACCGAGATCGACGATGAAGAGTATTTTCGCACCCTAGATGAAAACACTGAACTGGTGGCTGTCTTTCCAGGCGAGCATTGGATAGATGTAAGTGGAACTCAATGACAGCTTTTATTTTAGTTGAggaattcatttaaatgtttacataaaattcaattcattcgATGCAAATAAAGCCTATTTTGTTataatacccgctacccataaggtTATACCGCAAAAATCAGCTGCATCCGTCGagtcttaattgctttggttgacagtctggtatatttttttttttttttttttgtatattttcaatgagtAGTATGTCATTAAGCCACATATTTATTTCGGTgtattttagtacattttcagtatattttgagtacatttttgaatacagtcatatatcaataaaccaaatatatcctttgtCATAGTACAGTAGTATATCTgcggtatatatatatggtagcGGGTaactcatagtcgagcacactcgactgtagatttcttactagTTTTTCTATTGGTATTTTAGAGTTAGAAATTTTGTAGTCAACTTTATACATCATTTGtagaatattaattaatattaagatTTTGTCGTAGGGTATATCAAGTCGATAATGTTTCTCTTATTTGTTGCCAatccattttaattatttttacgaGCCATAAGAGGCCTGTGTGacaataattcaattatggTCGCTATAAAAACATCACGTATTCGAATTTGAACTCAAAATGTATCATTTGGTTTATAGCCAACGCATTACGTGACAATAACCACACCAAATGGCACCACCAATGGCAGCATCTCTGGCAATGCGGAGAATGGAGATACAACAGATGCGAATAACACAGAGTCGGCAAGAATTCGTCAATTGGTTGGTCAACTGCAGAATAACTTGTGCAATGTTTCTGTTATAAATGATGCAGACTTGGATTCGTTGTCGAACATGGATCCCAATTCATTGGTGGACATAACAGGCAAGGAGTTTATGGAGCAGCTTAAGGATGCGGGCAGGTAATTCAAACAgtctcatatttatttttgttgatcaCTTGAGTACaatatgttttgcatttatttatatcgcTTTAGACCCCTTTGTGCCAAGCGAAATGCCGAAGATCGTCTGAATCTCTTGAAGTTGCTGAAAGCAGGTGCTATATTTTGC
This is a stretch of genomic DNA from Drosophila albomicans strain 15112-1751.03 chromosome 3, ASM965048v2, whole genome shotgun sequence. It encodes these proteins:
- the LOC117569634 gene encoding DNA fragmentation factor subunit alpha — its product is MPNAMEITTNVSESNKPFKVKDVTRNIKKAVCASSLEEIRAKVAEKFEKCEHQPTIHLDSDGTEIDDEEYFRTLDENTELVAVFPGEHWIDPTHYVTITTPNGTTNGSISGNAENGDTTDANNTESARIRQLVGQLQNNLCNVSVINDADLDSLSNMDPNSLVDITGKEFMEQLKDAGRPLCAKRNAEDRLNLLKLLKAGAIFCSERYPEDAEAIDREIGRQLNEVESGQVTATAASNTRTIEVVQCDNQNTTITITVAEAITCSTAEATTNEAAVNAAANEANANANANGNGNDGDI